CTATGAAGAACTGTCAGAAATTGCACCTAAAGAAGATGCTAGATATGTTTTGCCTAATAGCTGTGAAACTAAGATTGTTGCAACTTTTAATGCCAGATCTCTTTTTAACTTTTTTCAGCATAGGATGTGTACTAGAGCTCAATGGGAAATTCGCCTATTAAGTGAAAAAATGTATGATATTGTAAATGAAATATCCCCTGAAATTTTTAGTTATTTTGGAGCTAGCTGTGATACATTGGGGTATTGTCCTGAAGGAACCATGTGCTGTGGAAAGGCACAAACCTTAGAACAAAGGGAGCGTTAGTCAAATGGATGATTTCATTTTTGGGAAAAATTCGGTGCGGGAGCTTTTGCAGTCTAATCGAAGTATAAACAAAATATTTGTAGTAAAAGGTTTTAAGGATAAGGAACTTTTGCAGTTAGCCAGACAAAAGAAAGTTATTATTAAAACAATAGAAAAAAAGAAACTAGACAGCTTGGTAGAAGGGAAGAACCATCAAGGGATTGTCGCTTCTGTTAGCCCTAAAAATTATGTTGAAATCGAAGAAATCATACACAAAGGAACAGAGGGGGAAAAATTTATCATTGCTTTAGATTCGTTAGAAGACCCTCATAATCTAGGAGCTATATTGAGAGTTGCTGATGGAGCGGGAGTAGATGGTATAGTTATTCCGAAAAATAGGGCTGTGCCACTAACCTCTACTGTTGCAAAAGTAGCAGCAGGAGCCATGGAAACAGTTCCCGTTGCAAAGGTTACAAATTTGGGTAGGACCATAGAAAAATTAAAAGAGGCGGGATTTTGGGTGACTGGCGCTGACTCCCAAGGAAGTCCCTTTTACACAACAGACCTTAAGGGAAATGTATGTCTAGTAGTTGGTGGAGAGGGAAAGGGTATAACGAGATTAATTAAAGAAAAATGTGATTTTATAGCCTCTATACCACTAAAGGGAAAGGTTACCTCATTAAATGCTGCTACAGCAACAGCAATTTTATCTTATGAGGTTGTAAGGCAAAGAGAAAATGAACGATCATAAGGAAATGGTTGTAATTGATGGATATAATCTTATTTATTATTGGTACAATAAACAATTAAAAGAGATATCCCTTGAGGAGCTTAGGAAGGAACTGGTAGAAAAGCTTCAGGAGTTTCAAAACTATAGTGGAACTAAGGTTGTCTTAGTGTTTGATGCATATAAAGTAAGAGGTAGGGTAAAAGAAGAAAATTTTAACGGCCTTGAAGTCTGGTTTACTAAAGAAGGGGAAACAGCTGACACCTTAATTGAGAAAATGGTATATCAATTAATGAAAAAGAAAAAGAAGATCACTGTTGTTACTTCTGATTATGCGCAACAGCAGTTTGTCCTAGGGAAGGGTGCTATACGGAAATCTTCCCGGGAGTTTATAAATGACCTAATGGGAATAAAAAACAAAATAAGAAAAACTATTACAAAGAATGTAAATAAATCGGGAAATACAATAGGAAGTAGCTTAAGCCCGGAAGAAGTCAAGATATTGGAGAAAAAGTTTAAAAACTAAAAAACTTGACGAGTATTTCCCGATAAAGTATAATTAATATCATTAAAAGAGGGGGAGGTTAGAGACTTGGCTTTGACAGCAAATCAAACCCATAATCCAGAAGAGATGAGTGATGAAGAATTAGCTGTGTTGGCCTGTCAGGGAGACGAGATAGCTACTGAAGTTTTGATTAATAAGTATAAAAACTTTGTCAGGTCTAAAGCCCGCTCATATTTTTTAATAGGGGCTGACCGAGAAGATATTATTCAAGAGGGAATGATTGGTTTGTACAAGGCTATCAGGGATTTTAAGGGGGACAAGCTGACTTCCTTTAAATCTTTTGCAGAACTTTGTGTAACAAGGCAAATAATTACGGCCATAAAAACTGCTACAAGGCAAAAGCATATCCCACTAAACTCCTATGTTTCGCTAAACAAACCAATTTTTGACGAAGAATCAGATAGAACACTATTGGATATCATATCTGGTATTAAAATAACTGATCCTGAAGAGTTAATGATTAGCCAAGAAGAATATAGTGATATTGAAAAAAAGATGGCTGAAATTTTATCTGGGTTAGAAAGAAAGGTGTTAATGCTTTACTTGGAAGGGAAGTCTTATCAAGAGATAGCTGAGGAACTAAAGCGTCACGTAAAATCAATTGACAATGCACTTCAAAGAGTAAAGCGAAAGCTAGAAAGGTATTTAGAAATCAGGGAACTTTAAAAAAAAGAAAAAACCCCTTGACTCTGTATCGGAAAAAATGTATAATGTATATTGTCGCTGAGATGCAGCGAGATAAAATATACGGAGAGGTTCCCGAGTTGGCCAAAGGGGGCAGACTGTAAATCTGCTGGCTCCGCCTTCACTGGTTCGAATCCAGTCCTCTCCACCACTAATGCGCGGGTGTAGCTCAATGGTAGAGCCCTAGCCTTCCAAGCTAGTTACGTGGGTTCGATTCCCATCACCCGCTCCATTTTATGCTCGCGTAGCTCAGGAGGTCAGAGCGCATCCTTGGTAAGGATGAGGCCACCGGTTCAACTCCGGTCGTGAGCTCCACAATTATGGCGGCGTAGCTCAGGTGGCTAGAGCATGCGGTTCATACCCGCAGTGTCCGGGGTTCAAATCCCTGCGCCGCCACCAAATATGGATATAACGTCCTGGATAGGGCGTTTTTTTTGTGTCAAACTAAGGAATTTGGGATAAGGGGAAGAAAAAAAGAGATAATAAATTCTAAGTACAGCTTTCTTAGTGTTGACATCCTATTTAAACTGTGATAGATTTTATTAGGTACCATTAAAATAGAGAAGTGTTTTTTATACAATAAAAGGTTAAATGTTTAGGCTTTAGGAGGTGCGAATAGATGAGAGAGATAATCACACTGGCATGTACAGAGTGTAAACAGCGGAACTATACTACCACTAAAAACAAAAAGAACCAACCAGATAGAATAGAACTGAAAAAGTATTGTCGTTTCTGCAAAGCTCACACTAATCATAAAGAAACCAAATAATGGGGAAGAACCATTATAAAAATTTTGTTGAATAGGATGTGAGAATCTATGGGTATGATTCAAAAATCAAAATCCTTTTTTAAAGGAGTAAAGTCAGAACTAAAGAAAGTTCAATGGCCTACCCGAAAAGAGTTGACAACATATACTGTGGTAGTAGTTGTTACAGTTCTTGTAGTTGCGGGCATAATAGCTCTTATGGATACATTTTATGGTAGCATAATTGGGTTGATAACTAGGAGTTAGCAAAACCTAAATTTAGAAATAAAAGGGGGGAGGGGTCATAAGGCCCCGAACTATGGAGAAAAGATGGTATGTTGTACATACCTATTCAGGGTATGAAAATAAAGTAAAAGCCAATTTAGAAAAACGTGTTGCATCTATGGAGATGGAGGACAAGATTTTTTCTGTACTTGTGCCCATGGAGGAACACCAAGAAACTAAAAATGGCAAACGTAAAACAACCATGAAAAAAGTTTTCCCGGCCTATGTGCTAGTGGAAATGGTTCTTTCTGACGATTCTTGGTATGTAGTTAGAAACACGCCAGGTGTTACAGGGTTTGTGGGTTCAGGGACTAAACCAATACCCTTAGAAGAAGAAGAAGTGAACCATATTATGAAAAAAATGGGTATGGAAGCTCCTAAAGTTAAAGTTGACTTTGAATTAAAGGAGCAGGTTAAAGTTAAATCAGGGCCATTTGAAGGCTTTGAAGGTGTTATTGAAGAGATAAGTGTAGAAAAACAACGATTAAAGGTTTTAGTTTCTATGTTTGGTAGGGAAACCCCTATTGAGCTAGAATTTGATCAAGTTGAAAAGATATAACTTTGATTGGATAACCAATCAATATATATATTTTTACATTTCTACTAGGGTGACTTAGTAGGTTAGTGGGAGGGTAGTACCCGCTAAAACCACATTAACTAAGAAGGAGGTGTGACCCTAATGGCTAAAAAGGTGATTGACTTAGTGAAACTTCAAATTCCTGCTGGCAAGGCCACCCCAGCTCCACCAGTTGGTCCAGCTTTAGGTCAGGCAGGCATTAACATAATGGCTTTTTGTAAAGATTTTAACGAAAGAACAAGTTCGCAAGCGGGCATGATAATACCGGTTGAAATAACTGTATTCGAAGACCGTTCGTTCTCTTTCATCACAAAAACACCGCCAGCTGCAATTTTATTGAAAAAAGCCGCTGGAATTGATAAAGCTTCAGGCGAGCCTAACAAAGTAAAGGTTGCTAAAGTGAAAAGAGCTCAGCTGGAAGAAATAGCTGAACTTAAAAAAGCAGATTTGAATGCTGCTGATCTTGATGCAGCTGTAAGAATGATTGAAGGTACTGCCCGTAGTATGGGTATTGAAGTAGAAAAATAATATTAAGGTGGGAGGATATATCCGTTAATACCACAGGGAGGTTTGTTAATATGGCGAAAAAAGGCAAAAGAATGGCCGATGTTTCTAAGAAAGTAAACAAAGAAGAGTTTTACAGTACAACTGAAGCCTTAGAGTTAGTAACTGAAACTGCTTCCGCAAAATTCGATGAAACTGTTGAAGCTGCCTTTAGATTAGGTGTAAACCCAAAGCATGCCGATCAACAGATTAGAGGAGCCTTAGTGCTTCCTCATGGTACTGGTAAAGAGGTTAAGGTGCTGGTTTTTGCAAAAGGTGATAAAGCAGCAGAAGCTGAAAAAGCTGGAGCAGATTTTGTTGGGGCTGAAGAACTAGCTGAGAAGATACAAGGTGGATGGATGGATTTTGACGTAGCTGTGGCTACTCCTGATATGATGGGAGTTGTTGGTCGTCTGGGTAGAGTCCTTGGTCCTAAAGGTTTGATGCCAAACCCCAAGACTGGAACTGTAACTATGGACGTATCAAAAGCTGTAGAAGAAATAAAAGCTGGTAAAATAGAGTATCGTGTAGAGAAACATGGAATTATCCATGCTCCTATTGGCAAAGTGTCTTTCGGAGTTGACAAGCTAAAAGAAAACTTTAACACTTTGTTAGACACGATTATAAAAGCTAAGCCTGCTACGGCTAAAGGTATTTATTTGAAATCAATAACTGTATCCTCTACAATGGGTCCGGGAGTAAAGGTTAGCCAACAAAAAGCAGCATCTTTTGAATAAGTCTTGACAAATAACCAACTTTGAATTAGAATATACTATGTTGGTTTTAAAAATAAATAGAGACCGAAGACAGTAGGTGTCATAGCGCTTAATTTCCTACCGAGGTATGGACAAGTATAGAAGATTAAATTCTTTGTATACCCTTTCCTCGTAGGAAAGGGTACTTTTATTTATCAAAGAAAACCTTGAGGAGGTGTTTAAGTGGGAGTACGAGAAGATAAAGTTCAGGTTGTAGAGGAACTTAAAGAAAAGTTTTCGTCAGCTCAAGGCACTATCATAGCTGACTATAGAGGGCTAGATGTAGCGGATGTAACTGAGCTTAGGGCGAAACTACGTGAAGCTGGTGTAGAATATAAAGTTGTTAAAAATACATTAGCTAAGTTAGCTGTAAAGGATACCGATTACGAATCGGTAAGCGAACATTTACAAGGTCCTACAGCTATAGCTTTCAGTCCAGAAGATCCTGTAGCTCCAGCTAAAATTATCCATGAGTTTTCTAAAGAAAACGAAGCTTTGAAAATAAAAGCTGGAATTTTAGAGGGGGAAGTTATAGACTTTAGCGGTGTAAAAGCGTTGGCTGAGCTACCGTCTAGAGAACAATTGCTAGCACAAACCGTTGCTGCACTACAGAGCCCGATAACTGGGTTTGTGAACGTTATGCAAGCAAACACAAGAGATTTTGTTAATGTGCTAGATGCTATTAAAAACAAAAAAGAGCAAGAAGCATAATGGATCGTAAACTTTAAAAATTAAAAAATTAAAACTTTTGAGGAGGATTTTAAATGTCTAAAGTACAAGAAGTAATGGAAATTGTAAAAGAAATGTCTGTTTTAGAACTATCTGAGTTAGTAAAAGCATGTGAAGAGGAGTTTGGTGTATCTGCAGCTGCTCCTGTAGCTATGGCTGCTGCTCCAGCTGCTGGTGGAGAGGCTGCTGAAGCAGAGCAAACTGAATTTGATGTAATCCTAACTGCAGCTGGTGACAAAAAAGTTCAAGTTATTAAAGCGGTTAGAGAGATCACTGGCCTTGGCCTAAAAGAAGCGAAAGCTTTAGTAGATGGCGCTCCAAAACCACTAAAAGAGAAAGTATCTAAAGAAGACGCAGAAGAAGTTAAAGAAAAAATTACTGCTGCCGGTGGTACTGCGGAAGTTAAGTAATTTAACTATTTGCTATAGAAGCTCGCCCTGCCTTGGTAGGGCGTTTTTTTTTACAAGTCAGATGTTGACTTTAAAAAAAAATTATGATAGTATAGTAAATTGCTAAACAAGTGCTGATTTCCCAAAATGTAGTATAAAATCTTATAAAATTGGGAATAGTATTTTGGATGAAAAGAGTTTTAAATAGGTATGTTAATACCAAGAAATAGATAAGGGGTGAAGTGGCAAATGGTAAAACCCGTACAGTCTGGAAAAAGAGTAAGACATACTTTTTCTCAAATTGACGAGCCCATTGATTTTCCCAATTTAATTGAAGTGCAAAAAGGCTCTTATAATTGGTTTTTAGAAGAAGGTTTAAATGAAATGTTTAAGGACATTTCCCCCATTGAAGATTTTACTGGGAACCTTTCTTTAGAATTTACTGGATACCAGTTGGGCGAACCTAAACAATCTGTTGAAGAATGCAAGGAAAGAGATTCTACATACTCTGCACCACTTCGAGTTCAAGTAAGGCTCATCAGTCAAGAAACTGGTGAAGTTAAGGAACAAAGTGTATTTATGGGGGACTTCCCTTTGATGACAGAGAATGGTACTTTCATAATTAATGGTTCAGAACGAGTTATCGTTAGCCAACTTGTAAGGTCTCCAGGTGTTTATTTTAACACCCAAAAAGACACCTCTGGTCGAGACTTATTTACTGGTGTAATTATTCCAAATAGAGGTGCATGGTTAGAGTTTGAAACAGATGCAAATGAAATAATTTATGTGCGCGTGGATAGAACCCGTAAGCTGCCTGTAACAGTGTTGCTTCGAGCTTTAGGGTTTGGCACCAATGAAGAAATATTAGGTATTTTTGGTGAAAATAAAAGAATAAAAAACACTTTAGACAAAGACCACACTGATTCATTTGAGACAGGTTTGTTAGAGGTATATAAAAGATTAAGGCCAGGGGAACCAGCTAACGTTGAAAATGCAAAACAACTGTTAGAGTCCCTGTTTTTTGATGCGCGACGTTATGACTTCGCCCATGTTGGTAGATATAAAGTAGATAAAAAACTAAACCCTAAATGGAGAATGCTAAATAGAAAATTAGCAGAGCCTATTGTCAGTGAAGATGGAGAAATTTTGGCAAATGGTGGCGAAACTCTGACAGAAGAGGTTTTAGATTCATTATTAACAAGGGACGATATACCTTCTGTTGTAAAGATATTTAATAACGAAGAAGAGGTTGTTCCAATAATAAATAACCTTAACCAGGAAAACGGTATTTTACATGTGACAAAAGAAGATATAATTGCTTCTATAGGTTACCTACTTAACCTTATGGACTCAGTTGGATATACAGATGATATTGATCACCTTGGAAACAGAAGATTAAGATGTGTAGGTGAACTTTTACAAAATCAGTTTAGAATTGGTTTGTCGCGTATGGAGAGAGTAGTTCGGGAAAGAATGACTATACAAGATGTAGATGCAATAACTCCGCAAGCCTTAATTAATATAAGGCCAGTGATAGCTTCCATCAAGGAGTTTTTTGGGTCAAGCCAGTTGTCACAGTTTATGGACCAGCACAATCCTCTTGCAGAGCTTACTCATAAACGCAGGCTTAGTGCTCTTGGGCCCGGGGGCTTATCTAGAGATCGAGCTGGATTTGAAGTTCGTGACGTACACCACTCTCATTACGGTAGAATGTGCCCAATAGAGACCCCTGAAGGTCCTAATATCGGTCTTATTGGTTCGTTAAGTACTTATGGGAAAGTAAACAGATATGGTTTTATAGAAACTCCATATCGAAAAGTAGATAAAGAAAAAGGTAGGGTTACCGACGAGATTGTCTATCTAACTGCAGATGATGAAGACCAATACTCGATAGCACAGGCCAATGCCCCCTTAGATGATGATGGCTACTTTTCAAATGAAACAGTAACGGTACGTTATCGTCATGAAATTTTAACCAAACAACCAACTCAAGTAGATTATATGGATGTTTCACCAAAACAGGTTTTCAGTGTAGCTACTACGCTAATTCCTTTTTTAGAAAATGATGATGCTAACCGTGCTCTTATGGGAGCTAATATGCAGAAGCAGGCGGTTCCACTTTTAAAGCCGGAAGCTCCTCTTGTTGGGACTGGTATGGAGCATAGAGCAGCTAAAGACTCCGGAGTAGTGGTTAGCGCAGTGACAGATGGTGAAGTAGTTGAAGTAACAGCAGATAGGATAAAAATTAAGCGAAATGCATTTTCTGATACTCGTGATAGAGAAGTTCATGGAACAAGTAAAGAAATTTTCCCCAAAGATAGTTATAACGGAATAGACATCTACACTCTGACTAAGTTTCAACGTTCAAACCAAGGGATGTCCCTTAACCAACGTCCAATAGTTAGTTACGGAGAAAAAATCAAAGCTGGTGATATAATTGCTGATGGTTCTTCAGCGGAACAAGGTGAACTAGCTTTAGGGAAAAATGTTTTAGTTGCATTTATGACATGGGAAGGTTATAACTATGAGGATGCAATCCTATTAAGTGAAAAGCTGGTTAAACAAGATGTTTATACCTCAGTTCATATAGAGCAATACGAGTCAGAGGCAAGAGATACTAAGCTTGGCCCAGAAGAAATAACTCGCGAAATTCCAAACGTTGGCGATGACGCTCTGAAACACCTAGACGAAAGAGGAATTATTATGGTAGGTGCAGAAGTGCGGCCAGGTGATATTTTAGTTGGCAAGGTGACTCCTAAAGGAGAAACTGAGCTAACTGCAGAAGAAAGACTTTTACGTGCTATTTTTGGAGAAAAAGCACGAGAAGTGCGGGATACCTCTTTAAGAGTGCCCCATGGGCAAGCTGGTAGAATTGTAGATGTAAAAGTCTTTACCAGAGAAGAAGGAGATGAATTACCTCCTGGTGTCAACCAATTAGTGAGAGTATATATAGCTCAAAAAAGAAAGATTTCAGAAGGGGACAAAATGGCGGGACGTCATGGTAATAAAGGTGTTATAGCAAAAATTTTACCTGAGGAAGATATGCCGTTTTTGGAAGATGGGACCCCAGTTGATATAGTACTTAACCCACTTGGTGTACCTTCTCGTATGAACATTGGGCAGGTTCTTGAAACACACCTAGGTTGGGCAGCAAAATCTTTAGGAATGCACATGGCAACTCCGGTTTTTGATGGAGCATCAGAAATAGATGTCTTCCAGAAATTAAAAGAAGCGGGGTTACCAGAAACAGGGAAAACGACCCTTTTAGATGGCAGAACGGGAGAACCTATGGAAAATAAGGTTACAGTCGGCTATGTTTATATGCTTAAACTTGCTCACTTGGTTGATGATAAGATCCATGCCCGCTCAACTGGTCCATACTCTCTAGTAACTCAGCAACCTCTCGGCGGTAAGGCGCAGTTTGGAGGACAAAGATTTGGAGAAATGGAAGTTTGGGCATTAGAGGCATATGGAGCATCCCATATACTACAAGAAATCTTAACGGTCAAATCTGATGATGTGGTAGGAAGGGTAAAGACTTATGAAGCTATAGTAAAAGGTGAAAATATTCCTGAACCTGGTGTTCCTGAATCATTTAAAGTTCTTATTAAAGAACTTCAAAGTTTAGGGATGGATGTAAAAGTTTTAGGAAATGAAGAAGAAGTAGAAATAAAAGAAGGCGAAGATGAAGAGCCAGTAGAATTAGATGTTAACATTGAAGGCTCCGAAGATAGCCCTAAACCACAACTGCCTAAAAAAGAAGATTTAGATGAAAGCAGCCAAGAAATGGAAGAAATAGGGAAACCTGAAGATGCTGACGGAACTGATGAAGAACTTTAGAAAAGTTATGTTTTTTATTAAGAAACTAAACTGTAAAGGGGGAAAAGGCCCTTGTTGGATGTAAACAATTTTGATTCGTTAAAAATTGGCTTAGCTTCGCTGGAACAAATTAGAACATGGTCAAGGGGTCCTGTAAACAAACCAGAGACTATTAACTACCGTACACTAAAACCTGAGCGTGAAGGATTGTTTTGTGAAAAGATTTTTGGACCGCAACGGGATTGGGAATGTAACTGTGGTAAGTACAAGCGTATTCGTTATAAGGGTGTAGTATGTGATCGCTGTGGTGTTGAAGTAACTCGAGCCAAAGTACGTAGAGATAGAATGGGGCATATAGAGCTAGCTGCGCCAGTATCACATATTTGGTATTTTAAAGGTATTCCTAGTAGGATGGGATTACTGTTAGATATGTCTCCTAGGGCTCTAGAAAAAGTTTTATACTTTGC
This genomic interval from Proteinivorax tanatarense contains the following:
- the rplK gene encoding 50S ribosomal protein L11, coding for MAKKVIDLVKLQIPAGKATPAPPVGPALGQAGINIMAFCKDFNERTSSQAGMIIPVEITVFEDRSFSFITKTPPAAILLKKAAGIDKASGEPNKVKVAKVKRAQLEEIAELKKADLNAADLDAAVRMIEGTARSMGIEVEK
- the nusG gene encoding transcription termination/antitermination protein NusG, which produces MEKRWYVVHTYSGYENKVKANLEKRVASMEMEDKIFSVLVPMEEHQETKNGKRKTTMKKVFPAYVLVEMVLSDDSWYVVRNTPGVTGFVGSGTKPIPLEEEEVNHIMKKMGMEAPKVKVDFELKEQVKVKSGPFEGFEGVIEEISVEKQRLKVLVSMFGRETPIELEFDQVEKI
- the secE gene encoding preprotein translocase subunit SecE, which translates into the protein MGMIQKSKSFFKGVKSELKKVQWPTRKELTTYTVVVVVTVLVVAGIIALMDTFYGSIIGLITRS
- the rplJ gene encoding 50S ribosomal protein L10, which codes for MGVREDKVQVVEELKEKFSSAQGTIIADYRGLDVADVTELRAKLREAGVEYKVVKNTLAKLAVKDTDYESVSEHLQGPTAIAFSPEDPVAPAKIIHEFSKENEALKIKAGILEGEVIDFSGVKALAELPSREQLLAQTVAALQSPITGFVNVMQANTRDFVNVLDAIKNKKEQEA
- the rplA gene encoding 50S ribosomal protein L1 codes for the protein MAKKGKRMADVSKKVNKEEFYSTTEALELVTETASAKFDETVEAAFRLGVNPKHADQQIRGALVLPHGTGKEVKVLVFAKGDKAAEAEKAGADFVGAEELAEKIQGGWMDFDVAVATPDMMGVVGRLGRVLGPKGLMPNPKTGTVTMDVSKAVEEIKAGKIEYRVEKHGIIHAPIGKVSFGVDKLKENFNTLLDTIIKAKPATAKGIYLKSITVSSTMGPGVKVSQQKAASFE
- the rpmG gene encoding 50S ribosomal protein L33, which encodes MREIITLACTECKQRNYTTTKNKKNQPDRIELKKYCRFCKAHTNHKETK
- the rpoB gene encoding DNA-directed RNA polymerase subunit beta, with amino-acid sequence MVKPVQSGKRVRHTFSQIDEPIDFPNLIEVQKGSYNWFLEEGLNEMFKDISPIEDFTGNLSLEFTGYQLGEPKQSVEECKERDSTYSAPLRVQVRLISQETGEVKEQSVFMGDFPLMTENGTFIINGSERVIVSQLVRSPGVYFNTQKDTSGRDLFTGVIIPNRGAWLEFETDANEIIYVRVDRTRKLPVTVLLRALGFGTNEEILGIFGENKRIKNTLDKDHTDSFETGLLEVYKRLRPGEPANVENAKQLLESLFFDARRYDFAHVGRYKVDKKLNPKWRMLNRKLAEPIVSEDGEILANGGETLTEEVLDSLLTRDDIPSVVKIFNNEEEVVPIINNLNQENGILHVTKEDIIASIGYLLNLMDSVGYTDDIDHLGNRRLRCVGELLQNQFRIGLSRMERVVRERMTIQDVDAITPQALINIRPVIASIKEFFGSSQLSQFMDQHNPLAELTHKRRLSALGPGGLSRDRAGFEVRDVHHSHYGRMCPIETPEGPNIGLIGSLSTYGKVNRYGFIETPYRKVDKEKGRVTDEIVYLTADDEDQYSIAQANAPLDDDGYFSNETVTVRYRHEILTKQPTQVDYMDVSPKQVFSVATTLIPFLENDDANRALMGANMQKQAVPLLKPEAPLVGTGMEHRAAKDSGVVVSAVTDGEVVEVTADRIKIKRNAFSDTRDREVHGTSKEIFPKDSYNGIDIYTLTKFQRSNQGMSLNQRPIVSYGEKIKAGDIIADGSSAEQGELALGKNVLVAFMTWEGYNYEDAILLSEKLVKQDVYTSVHIEQYESEARDTKLGPEEITREIPNVGDDALKHLDERGIIMVGAEVRPGDILVGKVTPKGETELTAEERLLRAIFGEKAREVRDTSLRVPHGQAGRIVDVKVFTREEGDELPPGVNQLVRVYIAQKRKISEGDKMAGRHGNKGVIAKILPEEDMPFLEDGTPVDIVLNPLGVPSRMNIGQVLETHLGWAAKSLGMHMATPVFDGASEIDVFQKLKEAGLPETGKTTLLDGRTGEPMENKVTVGYVYMLKLAHLVDDKIHARSTGPYSLVTQQPLGGKAQFGGQRFGEMEVWALEAYGASHILQEILTVKSDDVVGRVKTYEAIVKGENIPEPGVPESFKVLIKELQSLGMDVKVLGNEEEVEIKEGEDEEPVELDVNIEGSEDSPKPQLPKKEDLDESSQEMEEIGKPEDADGTDEEL
- the rlmB gene encoding 23S rRNA (guanosine(2251)-2'-O)-methyltransferase RlmB → MDDFIFGKNSVRELLQSNRSINKIFVVKGFKDKELLQLARQKKVIIKTIEKKKLDSLVEGKNHQGIVASVSPKNYVEIEEIIHKGTEGEKFIIALDSLEDPHNLGAILRVADGAGVDGIVIPKNRAVPLTSTVAKVAAGAMETVPVAKVTNLGRTIEKLKEAGFWVTGADSQGSPFYTTDLKGNVCLVVGGEGKGITRLIKEKCDFIASIPLKGKVTSLNAATATAILSYEVVRQRENERS
- the rplL gene encoding 50S ribosomal protein L7/L12; translated protein: MSKVQEVMEIVKEMSVLELSELVKACEEEFGVSAAAPVAMAAAPAAGGEAAEAEQTEFDVILTAAGDKKVQVIKAVREITGLGLKEAKALVDGAPKPLKEKVSKEDAEEVKEKITAAGGTAEVK
- a CDS encoding NYN domain-containing protein, encoding MNDHKEMVVIDGYNLIYYWYNKQLKEISLEELRKELVEKLQEFQNYSGTKVVLVFDAYKVRGRVKEENFNGLEVWFTKEGETADTLIEKMVYQLMKKKKKITVVTSDYAQQQFVLGKGAIRKSSREFINDLMGIKNKIRKTITKNVNKSGNTIGSSLSPEEVKILEKKFKN
- the sigH gene encoding RNA polymerase sporulation sigma factor SigH, with amino-acid sequence MTANQTHNPEEMSDEELAVLACQGDEIATEVLINKYKNFVRSKARSYFLIGADREDIIQEGMIGLYKAIRDFKGDKLTSFKSFAELCVTRQIITAIKTATRQKHIPLNSYVSLNKPIFDEESDRTLLDIISGIKITDPEELMISQEEYSDIEKKMAEILSGLERKVLMLYLEGKSYQEIAEELKRHVKSIDNALQRVKRKLERYLEIREL